TCATTTTCGAATGTTTATTATAGGAAATCGCCTGAAAAGAAACGTGAACATATTCTGAAAACACGGGTAACGGGAGTTGGTATTCAGGATGGCACACTGATTTCTCAAATGGCCGGGTCTTCATTTCAGGAATATAACTTTTATCGTAACTGGCTCAACATCCTCAATAAAGACTTCGTTTCACCTATCGCCGATGGCTGGAAACTATACTATGAGTATTTTCTGGTAGATAGTGCAGAAGTAAACGGACATTACAGCTATCGGATTGATTTTGAACCCAAAAGGCCTCAGGACCTTGCTTTTACAGGTACAATGTGGGTTGATAAGGCAACATTTGCTCTGGTGCAGGTAGATGCCACTATGAACAAAACAGCCAACCTGAACTTTATAGAAAAGATCAAACTTCAACAGGAACTTGCTCCAACAGAAGCAGGCCCCTGGCTGCCTGTAAAAACCCGTGTGTTAATTGATATTGCAGAAATAACAAACCAGTCAGCTGGTATGCTGGCCAAGTTTTATACATCTAATGAACGAGTAGTAGTCAATCAGCCACATAGCACAAAATTCTACGATGTAGGAATAGAAATGGAACCCACTGCTCAAATCAAAGATGAAGCATTTTGGGATGAGCATCGCCATGAGCCTCTGACAGAATCTGAGAAGAATGTATATGCAATGATTGACTCAATCAAAAATATTCCACTAATTCGTTCCTATATAGAGATTGCCAATATTGTTGTAAACGGGTATAAGAAAGCTGGTCCCATAGACATAGGACCTTATATTCTGGCTTACAGTTATAATACTGTAGAGGGTAGCTATGCTCGCCTTGGATTTAAAACCAATATTGACTTTAGTGATAAATGGGTTTTGAAAGGATATGGAGGATATGGGTTTGGCGATCATCGTTTTAAATATGGCGCTGAAATTCAACGCATTTTCTCGAAAAAACATTGGACTACATTAAGTGTAAGGCATAGTTATGACCTTGAACGTGTAGGGCTTCTTTCACAGGACGTATGGGACAATACCCTTTTTCTGGTCTCATCCCGTTTTGGTACTTTCAGACGGCCATTTATGCTACGAAATAACCAGATTGCATTCCAGACAGACTTTGTAAGAGGTTTTACTCAAAAGATCAAACTACGTCAATGGCAGTTTGATCCATTGTACAATTTTACATACTATACAAATCCAACTGATACTCAACTAGCCACTGATAACAACTTTCAGAGCACAGAGATTACATTTGAATCCCGCTTTGCACAAAATGAACAATTCCTGATTAATGATAATACGCGGATTAGTTTAGGTACCACCAAACCTGTATTTACTATTAGTTATACACTGGGATTAAAAGGCATATTAGGTGGAGGTTTTAATTACCATAAAATAGCGTTGAATCTCTCACAAAGTATAAACGTTGGGTCGCTAGGTCGCGCCTCCTACTCGATAAGTGCAGGTTATATACCCTCTACAGTCCCTTATCCTATTTTGCAATCTCATCAGGGCAATCAGACCTTTTTTTACATCAGTAATGCATACAATCTGATGAATTTCTTTGAATTTGTCAGTGATCGGTATGCCTCTGTTCAGTTACAACATAATTTTGAGGGATTATTGTTTAATCGTATTCCATTGATTCGTAAGCTAAAATGGCGTTTGGTTGCTAATGCGAATGTATTATATGGAGGGTTAAGTGATAAAAACTATAATCTGGTTCCTCTTGAATATGACGACCAAGGCAACGCTTCACGTCCTATAGGACGTCTGGGTGATATTCCTTATATAGAACTAGGATATGGTATTGAAAATATATTCCGGTGTATGCGCATTGACGCTATTCATCGCCTTACCTATCTGAATAATTCTGGCACTAATCGTTTTGGAGTTAAGATTTCCTTCCAGTTTAAATTATAATCTATTTACCCTGATAAGGAAAATAATCCATACTATAAACAAAACCCTCTATCTTTGTCAATAAATGCGCAATCATCTAATGGCACTTATTGACAAAGATATTTATAAAGCAAAATCACTTTTAGAAACAGGTGAAGTCATAGGCATACCCACTGAAACTGTATATGGCCTGGCAGGAAATGCATTTAATGTTCAGGCTGTAACAAAAATCTTCCAGACTAAAAACCGTCCTACATTTGATCCTCTGATCGTACATAGTAGTAGTCTGACCAAAATCGCTCAATTTGTCCAAGCCATTCCTCCCTTAGCACAAAAACTGGCAACACATTTCTGGCCTGGCCCTTTGACTCTGTTATTGCAAAAAAAATCTAACATTCCTGATCTGGTTACGTCCGGACTTGAGACCGTAGCTGTACGTATCCCATCGCATCCATTGATCCTGGACCTCTTGGAACTCTTGGAATTTCCGTTGGCAGCCCCTAGTGCTAATCCATTTGGCTATATATCCCCCACTCAGGCTGAACATGTACAGGCACAACTGGGTGATAAGATTCCTTATATCCTTGATGGAGGCCCCAGTCATGTAGGAATTGAATCGACTATCATTGGATTTGAAGATATAACCCCTATTGTTTACAGATTAGGAGGGCTTTCAATAGAAGCCATTGAATCGGTTATAGGTCCGGTTACATTGATGCCTCATTCTAGTTCAAATCCACAAGCCCCCGGAATGTTAAAAAGTCACTATGCTCCACGAAAGCCATTGGTTCTAGATTCAGTTGATCAGGTTCTAAAACAATATGCACCTGAAAAAATAGGCTATATGGGTTTCTCAGATTTTAGAAAAGACCTCCCCGAGAAAAACCAACTTGTGCTTTCTCATACCAGAAACTATGCTGAAGCAGCCCAAAAGCTGTTTGCAGTTATGCGTACACTAGATACTTATCCTCATCTGGAAGTCATTGTAGCAGAGCTTCTACCAGAAGAGGATCTAGGCAGAGCAATTAATGATCGTATCAGAAGAGCAGCAGCTCAATAAAATCCCGGGTTACCAGGATCTGTTAATATCCTAACAACATACATTCTTCACGATTTTATTTGCGATTTTATTGGCTTTACTTTTGATTTGTAGCACTTTCATCAGCAACTGTACGGCAATCGAGAAAAACAGGAACCTCAGCCATTCAAAATTATTATTAATTGGAGGTTCTCAATACTTTTACAATCTACCAAATAAAACAATCTGATTTATGATCACCCTTGACCAGTACAATTTTGCAGGCAAGAAAGCCCTGATACGGGTTGACTTCAACGTTCCATTAAATAGCAACTACGAGGTAACTGACGATACACGCATTCAGGCCACTATTCCTACTATC
The DNA window shown above is from Xanthocytophaga agilis and carries:
- a CDS encoding DUF5686 and carboxypeptidase-like regulatory domain-containing protein, which gives rise to MSYAQTSYVITGKVTDSETGEGMPFVAVAFKGTTIGTTTDFNGNYKLVTHTLQDSLTATAISYTEKSKLVNRKATTQAIDFQLVPASISLNEIKIYAGENPAYAILRKIVRNKEKNDKRSLEYFEYESYNKIEVDVDNISEKLKKRKAIKKIQQVIDSVEVLAGEDGKPILPLFISESFSNVYYRKSPEKKREHILKTRVTGVGIQDGTLISQMAGSSFQEYNFYRNWLNILNKDFVSPIADGWKLYYEYFLVDSAEVNGHYSYRIDFEPKRPQDLAFTGTMWVDKATFALVQVDATMNKTANLNFIEKIKLQQELAPTEAGPWLPVKTRVLIDIAEITNQSAGMLAKFYTSNERVVVNQPHSTKFYDVGIEMEPTAQIKDEAFWDEHRHEPLTESEKNVYAMIDSIKNIPLIRSYIEIANIVVNGYKKAGPIDIGPYILAYSYNTVEGSYARLGFKTNIDFSDKWVLKGYGGYGFGDHRFKYGAEIQRIFSKKHWTTLSVRHSYDLERVGLLSQDVWDNTLFLVSSRFGTFRRPFMLRNNQIAFQTDFVRGFTQKIKLRQWQFDPLYNFTYYTNPTDTQLATDNNFQSTEITFESRFAQNEQFLINDNTRISLGTTKPVFTISYTLGLKGILGGGFNYHKIALNLSQSINVGSLGRASYSISAGYIPSTVPYPILQSHQGNQTFFYISNAYNLMNFFEFVSDRYASVQLQHNFEGLLFNRIPLIRKLKWRLVANANVLYGGLSDKNYNLVPLEYDDQGNASRPIGRLGDIPYIELGYGIENIFRCMRIDAIHRLTYLNNSGTNRFGVKISFQFKL
- a CDS encoding L-threonylcarbamoyladenylate synthase encodes the protein MALIDKDIYKAKSLLETGEVIGIPTETVYGLAGNAFNVQAVTKIFQTKNRPTFDPLIVHSSSLTKIAQFVQAIPPLAQKLATHFWPGPLTLLLQKKSNIPDLVTSGLETVAVRIPSHPLILDLLELLEFPLAAPSANPFGYISPTQAEHVQAQLGDKIPYILDGGPSHVGIESTIIGFEDITPIVYRLGGLSIEAIESVIGPVTLMPHSSSNPQAPGMLKSHYAPRKPLVLDSVDQVLKQYAPEKIGYMGFSDFRKDLPEKNQLVLSHTRNYAEAAQKLFAVMRTLDTYPHLEVIVAELLPEEDLGRAINDRIRRAAAQ